Proteins encoded within one genomic window of Bdellovibrio sp. ArHS:
- a CDS encoding M56 family metallopeptidase: MINNNTKVWIFILTSSLALLVAGYQLGERLGLLIGFLLALLLNFFVFFYGESRVLAKLNAKRLKGQDAWGLLTKVENISKELGMPTPSIYVTPHSSANAFCVGHSWKRGSLGFTAGLLEKLSDEELEAVVAHQICHIRRLDTFAFGVSSTLANSVVGLGQFLDNLLPYNLQFFMPMLSPLGWLIIKFVVGEKSFFENDLMASELLESRGRLGEVLWRMEGLAQTNPLEIPPCTSHLFMVNPEGFKQKNLFLKSHPAIEVRLQKLMGYYPI; this comes from the coding sequence ATGATTAACAACAATACAAAAGTCTGGATCTTCATTCTTACGAGCAGCTTGGCTCTTCTTGTGGCAGGTTACCAATTGGGCGAACGCCTAGGACTGCTGATCGGATTTTTGCTCGCACTGCTTTTGAACTTCTTCGTTTTCTTTTATGGCGAAAGTCGCGTGCTGGCCAAGCTCAATGCCAAACGCCTGAAGGGTCAGGATGCCTGGGGCTTACTTACGAAGGTGGAAAACATCTCGAAGGAACTGGGGATGCCGACGCCTTCGATTTACGTCACGCCTCACTCTTCCGCCAACGCCTTTTGTGTCGGTCACTCTTGGAAGCGCGGTTCTTTGGGATTCACCGCAGGCCTTTTAGAAAAATTAAGCGACGAAGAGCTTGAGGCCGTTGTCGCACATCAGATTTGCCACATCCGTCGCCTGGATACCTTTGCTTTTGGTGTCAGCAGCACTCTCGCCAATTCAGTGGTCGGCTTAGGGCAATTCCTGGATAATCTTCTGCCCTACAATTTACAATTCTTCATGCCCATGCTTTCGCCATTGGGTTGGCTGATCATCAAATTCGTCGTCGGCGAAAAATCTTTTTTTGAGAATGATTTGATGGCCTCAGAACTTCTGGAAAGCCGCGGAAGACTGGGTGAAGTTTTATGGCGCATGGAAGGTTTGGCGCAGACCAATCCTTTGGAAATTCCGCCATGCACCAGCCATTTGTTCATGGTGAATCCGGAAGGTTTCAAACAGAAAAATTTATTTTTAAAATCCCACCCTGCCATTGAAGTGCGTTTGCAAAAACTGATGGGCTACTATCCCATCTAA
- a CDS encoding DUF1844 domain-containing protein has translation MGEKLEASFSVLIMSIASSAVMAMGLAPNPQTGETHKDKNMARFNIDLLLVLQEKTKGNLTGDETKFLENLISDLQMKYVSI, from the coding sequence ATGGGTGAAAAATTAGAAGCCTCTTTTTCAGTTCTGATCATGTCGATTGCGTCTTCTGCGGTCATGGCCATGGGTCTAGCGCCAAATCCGCAAACAGGAGAAACTCACAAAGATAAGAATATGGCTCGCTTTAATATCGACCTTCTTCTGGTGCTGCAAGAAAAGACCAAAGGAAATCTGACTGGCGATGAAACCAAATTTTTGGAAAACTTAATTAGTGATTTGCAAATGAAGTATGTGTCCATCTAA